AAAATAGTCCGACCGTGGACCCCGAAAGGTTTGACCTGTGCGGGCGTTGGTTTTTGCTCCGGCTCCCGGGGAGGAGGAACGGTTCTCTGACACCTCTGAGGAGGTTCCGCAGATCCTTTTGACTTGGCGGAAAATGACCGGACGGTTACAATGGCCCCCGCCGGTTGGCCTTACAAGCTGATTGTTTCCTGTCCACATAGGATAGCGTTATGAAAAAAGATATGTTTCAAATAGGCCCTCAGACCCTTCAAATGCTGGAGCTTGGTCACCCATGGGTGATCGCAGACCGTTACACCAAAACCTGGCCTTCGGGTCGTCCCGGGGACCTTGTCGAACTGCGCGACGCCGGCGGGCAGATGGTGGCCACAGCTCTGCTCGATCCCAAGGATCGGATTGTCGCCCGGGTGCTGGAGCGTGGTCCCATGAATTTTGGTGGAGCATGGCTGGCTGAGAAGATCCAGCGGGCGCTGAATCTGCGCACCAGGACCTTGGACCTGGACCGAACCAGCGCTTATCGCCTGGTCAATGCCGAAGGCGACGGTCTTCCCGGTCTGACCGTTGATCGCTACGAAAATCACCTGATGGTGCAATTTTTCTGCCGGTCCTGGCAACCCCACCTGACCATGATCGCCGATACTCTGGACAAGCTTCTGAAGCCCCGCGGAATTTATGTCAAGCACCGTCCCCAGCAGACCCGGGAATTGGCCGACGAGGGGAAGCGTTGCAGCCGCCTGTTGACGGGGCGGGGTGCGCCGGGTCGACTCCAGGTGATGGAAAACGGACTTAATTTCCTGGTTGAACTCGAAACCGGTCTGAACACCGGGCTGTTCTGTGATCAACGAAACAATCGCCGGGATCTTATGGGGCGGATCCGGGGCGGTTCAGTCCTGAATCTTTTCTCCTACACAGGCGCCTTTTCCGTGGCCGCCGCAGCGGGGGCCGCCCGGGTGACCAGTGTGGATGCTTCGGCAGGCTATCTGGATTGGGCCCGGGAAAATTTTGCGGCTAACCGACTGAACCCCAAGCGCCATGAATTTATTCTCGGCGACTGTTTTACTGTCCTGGAAGAACTGGTCCGCAAAAAAGACCGGTTCGATCTGGTCATCATGGACCCGCCTTCCTTTTCTACCGTCGGCAAAAGCCGGTTCACCACAACGGGAGGAACGGCCGAATTGGTGACCCTGGCCCTCGATTTGCTGCCGGCCGGAGGGCTGCTGGTCACCTCTTCCAATCACCAGAAGGTCGATTGGGCGGATTACCTCAAGGAGTTGCGTCGAGGCGCTCTGCGCGCCGGCTGCGACTTGCGGATTCTCGCCACCTCCGGACAGGGGGAGGACTTTCCCTATAGTGTAACGTTCCCGGAAGGGCGTTATCTTAAATTCGTTATCGGCATGAAAGGTTGACAGAAGCCGATTCTGGTTTGCGGTTTTGCAAAATCGAAATCGCTATCGAAATCGAAATCGGGTGTTGGCCTTTTTGCATAAAACCAGGCTTCAAAGTCAAGGCCCGGATTCGATCCCGATTTCGATTGAAATCCTCGCCCTCATCCCTTTTCGTCCACAATCCTACTTTTTTCGATAACGACCGGCTCCACCGGTACGTTTTCATGGTAACCGCGACGGCCGGTGGACACCTTGGCAATGGCATCGACCGTATCCATGCCATCGATCACTTTACCGAAAACCGCATAACCATAGCCGGCAGCCGTTTCAGACTGATGGTCAAGAAAGTGGTTGTCGGTCAGGTTGATGAAGAACTGGCTGGTGGCGCTGTCGACCACCTGGGTGCGCGCCATGGCGATGGTGCCGCGCAGGTTTTTCAGGCCGTTGTTCGCTTCGTTTCGAATCGGCTCGTGGGACGGTTTTTGCGACATATCGGCGGTCATGCCGCCGCCTTGGATCATGAAGCCGGGAATAACGCGGTGAAAAATGGTCCCGTCGAAAAACCCTTCCTGAACATAGCGCAAAAAGTTTTCGGATGATCCGGGGGCGTTGACAGGGTCGAGTTCGATGGTGATGTCCCCATATGATGTTTTTAGATGAACCACGGGGGCTTTTTCGGTTGTCATTGTTTGCTCCTTGGTTGGGGCCCGGAATCGGCTGGTTATGGTATGGAACATCGGGCTATATCATGTCCTCTGTCAATTTTCAAGGGTATGGTTAGGCGTAGGGGCAGGTCTCAGACCTGCCCTTTGGTAAGAATCTCGGTGGGTCCTGGTGCGGGTCTGAGACCCGCACCCTACGGCTAATCCTCAAGGTAAGGTTCCATCAACCGGTTGCGTAGGGCGTTCAGACCCGGGCTGATGGAGACCTTGTAGGTGTGGGGATTGATCAATCGCAGAGTACCGTTGGGCATTCGCTGCAGCTGATCCCGGCAACGGTCGGCCATGGTTTCAAGACTTTCTGTGGGCAGGGTGGGTTTGCCGTTTTCCATGACCACTTTTCGTATGTCCTCGAAGGTGACGTCTTTGGGCAGGCTTTTGTGCCGAGAAGGGTTGGTGGGATCGTAGACGGTATCGGCCGGGGAAAGGGTCTCGTCTTCGAGGCAGATGATATCGATGGAAAATTGTCCATCGGGCTCCATGGCGCGCAGAAGCCGTTTGTGATCCGGCAGGGTTGCTTTGGCAATGTCGCTGGTGACCTTGAACTTCGGCTGGTCTTCGCAACGCACCAGCTTGTAGACGCCGCCAAGGGCTCCTCCTCCCGGGCCCCCCGCCGTGGCCAGTTGGGTCCCGACCCCGTAGATGTCGATGCAGCCACCTTCTTCCCGGATGGATTGGATGACATATTCGTCCAGATCGCTGGAGGCGACGATTTTAACCTCCGGAAATCCCGCCTCATCCAGCATATTCCTAGCTTCTTTCGACAGGTAGGCCAAGTCCCCGCTGTCGAGGCGCACCCCGAGGAGTTCATGATTTCTGTTCCTTAATTCCCTGGCCACGGTGATGGCGTTCGGAATGCCGCTCTGCAGAGTGTCGTAGGTGTCCACCAGCAGGATGCAGCTATCGGGAAAGGCTTCGGCATAGGCTCGGAAAGCCTCCAGTTCCTCGTCGAAAGCCATGACCCAGCTGTGGGCGTGGGTGCCTTTGACCGGGATACCGTAAACTTGACCGGCCAGGGTGTTGCTGGTACTGCGGGCCCCTCCAATAAAGGCCGCCCGGGCTTCGCTCAACCCCCCGTCGGGCCCATGAGCGCGGCGAAGGCCGAATTCGATCACCGTGCCTTTTTCCCCGGCTGACAGTACGATGCGCGCCGCCTTGGTCGCGATGAGGGTCTGAAAATTGACCATATTCAGCAGCGCGGTTTCAACCAGTTGAGCTTCGGCAAGAGGCGCTTCCACGGTTACCAGCGGTTCGTTGGCGAAAACTACGGTGCCCTCGGCGGGAGCGACGATTTTGCCCGAAAAGCGAAAGGACTCCAGGTAATCAAGGAAACCGTGGGTAAAAATATTCAAAGCTTTCAGATAGTCCAGATCTTCCCGGCTGAAACGAAGTTTTTCAAGATAGGCAAGCGCGTTGGCCAAACCGGCAAAAACCGCATAACCGCCCTTAAAAGGGTTTTTCCGGAAGAAAAGATCGAATACGGCCTGCTTTTCATGCATGCCGTTTTTCCAGTATCCGGCCAACATGGTGAGCTCGTAAAGATCGGTTAAAAGCGGTGAATAGCGATAATCCGACATGCTGCCTCCGGTGGAATCGATTTGATTCCAGTATACAGGGTGAGGGGCTGAAAAAAGATCAGGGGTCCATGGCTGCTTGGACAAGTGTCGGCTGGAGGACCTGCTGCACATCCTGAGAAGTCATCTCGAGCAGGAAGCCCCGTTTGCCCCCATTGATATAGACGACCGGAAGGGAGAGTATCGATTCTTCCATGTAGACCGGCAGATGTTTGCGGGTGCCGAAGGGCGAGGTGCCTCCGACCAGATAACCGCTATGGCGATTGGCTGCAGCCGGGTCGCAGGGGGTAATCTGTTTCACCCCCATGGCCCGCGCGAGGGATTTGGTGGACACCTGGCGGTCGCCGTGCATCAGGACCACCAGGGGTTCTCCGCGGTCATCCTGCATGATCAGTGTTTTGATAACGGCATGCTCGTCGACATGCAGCTCACGGGCACAGACGGCGGTGCCTCCATGCTCTTCGTAATCGTATAAATGTCCGATAAAATTAATTTTTTTATAACGCAGCAGGCGAACAGCGGGAGTGACGGGGAATTTGTCTTTTGCCATAACGTTATCTTTTAAAATGTTAAAAATTAAAGGCTAAGGTCCGATTTCGATTCCGATTTCGATTTGGATTTTTCGAAATCGGTATCGGTATCGGTATCGGTATCGGATGTTTGCCTTCAAACTTTCAAATAAACCAGTAAACAACCTGCCATCCCAGGCTGCCGATAGTGGCTCCGGCGCAGAGGACGGCCAGGCTCAAAAACAGTTTGGCGCTGGCCTGGCGTCCGCGAAAGCTCATTGGCAGCAGCAGGCCGAAGGCGGCACCGCCGAGCGCTCCGCCAAGATGTCCGGCGTTGTCGGCACCGACCAGCAGGCCGAATATAAAGGCGAAGACCGCCCAGCGAAACATGAAATTGCGCAGCGCCTGGCCCACAGGACCCATGCGGTGAAAATAGGCCACGGCAAAACCGATCAGGCCGAAAATCGATCCCGATGCGCCCACAACCGGTGTTCCTGGGTGCCAGAAAAAACCGAGAAGGGTCGCCGTCAAAGCGGTCAGGGTGTAGAGGGTGATAAAGGGGGGAGTGCCGATCTCCCTTTCGATTAAGGGGCCGACCTGATAGAGTACAAGCATGTTGAAGCCGAGATGGATCAGGCCTGCATGGGTATAGGCGTAGGTCAGGCAGCGCCACCACTGGCCATCATTCAGAACCAGAGGGACCCAGAGTTGGGCGCCGAAGTGAAGCAGCAATTCGATGCGGGGCGCCATCAGGGGGGTGAGGCCCAGACCGGCGGCGGCGCCCTTGAGAATCATCAGGGAAAACCAGATGAGGTTGAGCGCAAGGATGATTTTGGTAGCATTGAGGCTTTCACCTCCGGGAAGAGTTCCCTGCTTGAAAAAAGTTTTCATATTGCGCTCCCAGCGCATGATTCTCCATTGCCAACGGGTACCGTCCAGTCCCAGACGGTCGAAAAACGCCTTCCAGTCCACACAAGATCCTTTCACGAAAATGGGTAGAAATACTATTGCAGAAAAACGAAGCTGGTTCAACTTATGAATCATTCCGTAAGGATGGGGTTGTTATGATAACAGATGATAACGAGGGCTGCCGGTCAGCCCGAGCAAGTACGGCCAGGAAAGGATGAAGCATGCCGATAAGATCGATCAACCCGACAACCGAAAGGATAAATAACCGTTACGAAGAAATTTCCGAGGAAAATATAAAGGAAATTATTAAGAACTGCCATAAAGAGTCAAATGAATGGAAGAAAATCAGTTTGGAAGACCGGGCGATCCTGATGGGCAAAGTGGCCTTTTTGCTTCGCGAAGAAAAGGAGCGTTACTCAAGGTTGATGGCCCAGGAAATGGGGAAGCCGGTCAGTCAGGGGCGGGGTGAAATCGAGAAATGCGCCTGGGTTTGCGAACACTACGCCGAACAGGCTTCCTCCTATTTGCAACCGGAATCCCTGCCCAGCGACGCCTCCCGCTCCTATGTGGCCTTTCGGCCGCTGGGGGTCGTGCTGGCGGTGATGCCCTGGAATTTTCCCTTCTGGCAGGTGTTCCGGTTCGCCGCTCCCGCCCTGATGGCCGGGAACGGAGCGTTACTGAAACATTCCTCCAATGTTCCCGGCTGCGCCCTGGCCATCGAGGATCTGTTCCGGCGGGCCGGTTTTCCAGACCATATTTTTCGCACCCTCATGATCGGATCCGGCTCGGTGGATCAGGTGATCGCAAATCCCCTGGTGCGCGCCGTCACCCTTACCGGAAGCGAGCAGGCCGGGCGCAAGGTGGCTGCGAAAGCGGGGGAGATGCTGAAGAAAACCGTGCTCGAACTGGGCGGCAGCGATCCCTTTGTGGTTCTTCCGGGCGCAGATCTCGGCGAAGCCGCCACCGTGGGTGCTCATTCACGGTGCATCAATGCCGGGCAGAGCTGCATTGCCGCCAAAAGGTTCATCGTTGTCGGGGATATTTACGATGCCTTTGTGGAGCATCTCCGCCGGGCGATGGCTTCGCTGAAAACCGGGAATCCCCTCGACGAGGAGACCGAAGTCGGACCCATGGCCCGGGGAGACCTGCGGGAGGAACTGCATGCCCAGGTTCAGGCCTCGGTGCTGCAAGGTGCAGACCTGATTCTGGGGGGAGTGTTGCCGGAAGGACCGGGATTTTTCTACCCGCCCACTCTCCTGACGGGAGTGCAACCGGGCATGCCGGCCTTCGATGAGGAGCTGTTCGGACCGGTGGCGGCCATGATCCGGGCCCGGGATGTGGAGGACGCTCTGCAGTTGGCCAACCAGACATCCTTTGGCCTGGGCGGTTCCGTCTGGGACAAGGATTCCTTGAGGGCCGAACATCTGGCGGCCCGTATCGAGGCCGGAGCCGTATTTGTCAACGGCATGGTCAAGAGCGATCCCCGCCTGCCTTTTGGCGGGATCAAGGATTCCGGCTACGGCCGGGAATTGTCGGCCTACGGTATTCGGGAGTTCGTGAATATCCAAACGGTGTGGGTAAGGTGAAACGCGTGAGGAGTGAGGACTGCTCCGCTCGTTGTCAATGGAGCGCAAGCGTAACGGTTGTCGGCGTCGTAATCGAAAATGGATCCAATTTCGACAACGATTACGAGAACGACAACGAGGTGGAATGTAACTGATGAACGTGGGAGCTTAAAAACGCGCAGCGAAAGTCGTAAGATGAACGTTACGTTTTTGGTATTAAAAAATTCGGGTTTCAGGGCTTCAATTGACGATATACTTGGTTATACTTTAATGAACTGAGGGATTAACCAGAAAAGGAATCGGCAACAGGATGAGGAGTTTGGTCTGGAAAATATCCGTTAGGGTCGGAATGATTTTTCTGGTCTGGTTATTTGCGTTACCGGCGGCCGCAGCGCAAGTCGATCTCTCGCCGGTCGCATCGGAACTGCGGCAACTTTTAGAGCAAAACACCTCCACCTTTGAGTCTGCCCTCGACGGGACCCCTGTCCCCCTTCACCCAAGGGTGGAGGAGTTCTACCGCATGCGGCACTATTTCCCGGCCTGGCTCGAGGGACGTCAGCTCAACGGACAGGCTCGCCGGCTGTTGAGCCTTTTGCGGGCGGCGTCCAATGAAGGCTTGGATCCGGAGGATTATCAGGTTTCGACACTGACCGTCTTAGGGGCCCTGAATCAGGTCCTGCCGTCCTATGGATATTTATGGGATTTGCGCTGTCTGGCCCGGCTTGACATTCTCCTGACCAATGCCTGCCTTAAATATGCCGATCATCTGGTTCGGGGTCGCGCAACCCCCTCGTCTGTTTATCCCGGAGAGTGGCATGCCGTTTTGAAATCCCTGGACGTGGTTGAACTGTTGCGGGACGGGCTTCGTCAGGGGAAGCCGGCCGGGTTGCTGATGGAAGCGGCTCCGAAAAATCCCCATTATATTCAGTTGCGAAAGTCTCTGGACCTTTACCGGAAAATGGCCCAGGCGGGCGGCTGGCCGCAGATCCCCGAGGGGAAAACCGTCAAACGCGGTGAAAATGACTGGAGGATTCCCTGGGTGAGGCGTCACCTGGTCCAGGTGGGAGATCTGCCCGTCGGGGAAAACCAGGATTCGCCGGTACTAGAAGAGGAGACGGCCCTTGCTTTGCAGCGTTTTCAGGGTCGACACGGGTTGAAGGCGGATGGGGTTTTCGGTCCGGATACACTGGCCGAACTCAATGTTTCCGTTGAAGAGCGAATCCGTCAGATCGAGCTCAACCTCGAGCGGGCACGCTGGCTTCCCGATGAATTCGGCGACCGCCACCTGCTGGTCAACATCGCCGACTTCCGGCTGTTTGTGATCGAGGGCGACCGCCAGGTGTTGGAGATGGCCGTGGTAGTCGGCATGACCAAACGCCGGACTCCGGTTTTTTCCTCCCGTCTCAGCTACCTGGTTTTCGCTCCTTACTGGAATGTGCCTCTCTCCATACTGCGCCGGGAAAAACTCCCCAGGATCAAGGCGGATATCGAATATCTGGCGGCTTATCACTACCAGATTGTTTCCTGGAAGGATTTCCCCACGCGGGTGATCGATCCTTCCACCCTCGATTGGGAGTTGATCAACGCGGATAATTTCCCCGGAATGCTTCGTCAGAAACCGGGGCCCTGGAACTCGCTGGGCCGGGTCAAATTCATGCTGCCCAACAGCTTCGACGTCTACCTGCACGATACACCCGAACAGAACCTGTTCAAACGGGAAGAGAGGGTCTTCAGTTCGGGTTGCATACGTTTGGAACGGCCTGCAGAACTGGCTGCTTACCTTTTAAGGGAGCAAAGGGGCTGGAATGAAGAGCGCATCCTGAAGGCGATGGCGGCCGAGCGGCCGCAAAGGGTCGATATTCCAGATCGGTTGCCGGTTCATATCCTTTATCAGACAGCCTGGGTGGACTCCAGGGGTGATGTCCAATTCCGCAAGGATATTTACAAGAGGGATCAGGAGCTCTTGCTGGTGCTGAACAAGATGCCTTCCCAAACAAGAGCTCTGCTGGCCTCGGAAGTTCGCCATATCGACAATGAGAATCACCTGCCCTGATGCATCCTCCAGTCATGACTTCCCTCGATTTACCCCTGTTTAAAAAATTAAATTAATTATCTTGATTAAAAATTCACGAGAATGGTATTTTACTGCTCGTTTTGCGGGTTTTGTTTGTGCCAACATAAAAATAAGCCTGGTATCAATGACTTCCATATCCGTAACAGTACTCACGACCGTTTACAACGCCGAGCGCTTCCTCCGTGAAACGGTTGAATCCGTTTCCGTTCAAACCTTTCAACCGATGGAGCATCTTCTGGTTGACGACGGCTCGACGGACGGTTCTCTGGCTTTGGCCTACAAGCTGGCGGAAGAATATCCTCGGATACGGGTCATCCCCCTTAAAAAAAACGAAGGGCGTCCCGCGGCCTTAAATGTGGGACTCAGGGAAGCCGGATCGGAACTGATTGCGATACTGGACAGTGACGACATAGCCATGCCCCATTGGCTGGAAAGGGTCGTGGCGGTTTTTCAGGAAGCTCCCGAAGCCGGGTCGGTGGGCGGAGGGGGCGTGATCATGACCGAAAACGGGCTTATTACGGGCAAGGTAAAGTACTGCAAAAAAAAGGGGGATGTGACATCGGAGGTGCTGGCGGGACATTACATGATTCTGCATCCGGGATCTGTTCATCGCCGGTCCATGCTTTTAAAATCAGGCGGTTATAATACTCTTCTCAAGAGCGTCGAGGACTGTGACATGTATATGAATGTCGCCAGCCTGGCAAGGCTCATAAATGTCGGAGAACCGTTGATCTATTACCGCCGGTTAAAGGATTCCGAAAGCAGAACAAATCCGGAATACGCTGCGCTGATCTGCGATTATATTATGAAGAAGGCAGCCTTGTTGTCCTCCGGGAAAACGATTTCCGAGGCAAACAGTTCTCTTGCACCCATTGTCGAGAAGATGACAGTCGTGCCGCGTTTGAAAAAACTGGAAAAAGGCGCTTATGAATATGAGATGGCGAAAGCGTTTCGCCAGGGGGGGCAGCCTCTGCACGCCTTCCGATTATTCCTTGCCGCGGCCGTAGCAAGGTATAAGCCCTTTTCCTCCTGTGGAAGAGCTTTGGGATGCCTCTGGTGCCGGAATATGCAACATCAAATATCCCTTCGTGGTCTCGAGATCCGGAATACAGATGGATGAAATGATATAGGCAACCGAATTGAGTTTAGCTGTTGTGGATCTCAGATCAACTCCGCCAGCCAGCGGAAGGCCAGCAGGGTGCCGGCGATGGAGCCGAGGGAGGAGAAAAGGAAAACCAGCAGAACCCTGGTCATGCGATTGCGCCACCAGCCGGGAAGGGACGCCAGATCCTGGTTGACGTTTTCCAGGTCGTTGACCGTGGGGGCGGCGACAAAAGCCTGGACCAGGCCGGTGACGAAGCCGGCGCCTATGGTGGGGTTGAGCGAAGTGATTGGAGCCGCGATGAAGGCCGAGATCACGGTCAGGGGATGACCCAGGGCGGCTACTGTGCCCAAGGCGGCGAAAAGGCCGTTGGCCAGCACCCAGGCCAGGGCGGCGTCGGTCAGTTTCCGGGGATCGGCAAAGAAAAATCCCACCACGAACAGAGCCAGCACGATGACCGGGAAAGCCCATGGCAGAATTTTGGAATAAAGGGGTTTGTCCGGGATGATCGTGAGTTCGGACGGATCCGGCAGGTTCTCTTCACCGAGGCGGCGGATGATGCCCGGCACATGAGCCGCTCCCACCACCGCAACGATTTTTTCCCCTGCGGACTCCAATATCTGGTGGGCCATGTAGTGGTCCCGCTCGTCCACCAAAATGGTTTTTACGGGCGGCATAATTTCGCCCATTTCATCCAGCATGGCGGTCAGGGTGTCGGTTTGGCGCAGGCGGGCCAGCTGTTCTTCGTCAACCTGCTGGGTTTCGAAGACTCCGGCAAAAAGTGCCGCCAGCAAGTTCATTTTCTTCCATAGTCCGGTTTTACGCCAGGCCCGCAGAAGGGTCGTGCGAATATCCCGATCGATCAAACGAACCTCAATACCGCACCTGTCCGCTGTCTGAGCGGCGGCCAGCAGTTCGGCTCCCGGTTTCACACCCGTCTGCAGCCCCATCTTTTTCTGAAAGGCCGAGAGGGCCAGGTTTGCCAGCAGATAGGCGCCTTGCCCTTTGCGGATGACCTGGACCAGGTCGAGGGACTTCCAGCGGTCGGGTTCGACCAAAGACTGGTAGCGCTGCTGATCCAGCTCAAGACAGACGGTATCCGGTCTTTCCTCTTCAATCACGCGTTGAACGGTATCGACGGAATCACGGGAAATATGGGCCGTTCCGACCAAAAGGATCTCCTTGCCCCGAATGCTGAGGCGGTGGACATCGGAATCGGGCTCCTTGTCAAGGTGAGGATCTTGCAGGGGGCGCGAAGGCAGGATTGACACCAGTTCTCTATCGGAAGAAATTGTCATCTTTTCCTCAAAACAAAAAGCGCCGGTTCAGCGACGCTTTTTGACGGGTTCTCTCCACGCCTGCCGTGGGTTTTTAGGCCTCAAAAGCGAGCCTAGTAAGGTGGGAAACCTTGTGGGGGCATCAGGCGTCCCGATACGAGTCGGGCTGGCTCACCGCCCCCCTGAAGTCTTCCCGAAATAAAAAGTATACCGCTAGGGCTTACCAACCTCACGGGCAGGGTAGAGAGTTTATTCGTGCTTTTACTATAGTAAAAAGCTTTGACTGTTTCAAGGGTAAACTATTGGCGAAGGAGGTGTCATTCCCGTCAGCCTGGATTGGCATTCCATGAAAATTGCATGGTTCGGTCGGTAAAGTTGTGCGACCTCTCGCAGGTCCCCATTTTTCTATAGCAGTTTGCACAGGTAGTCCCATGAATATCCAGACGAAGATAGTCAGCATGGTCCTGGTGTTGGTTCTTTTGACAGCCTTGTCAATTGTCGCTATCGCCTTCCGTCAAAAAAATGTCCTTACAGAGAATGTAAGAGCTGAGCTTGACCAGCTGATTCAGAGCGAAACGGGGAAAGTGGCCCAGGATGTCTATCTCATGTGCCGCATCATGCAGGAATCCCTCGAGCAGCGCCTTGGGCACGGGCTGATCGTAGCCGAAACAGCTCTGAAGCGGATGGGAAACATCTCTTTTGGCAGAGATACGGTGACATGGCAAGCAATCAACCAGTATACGGGGAAACCTTCGAAAGTCATTCTGCCTAAAATGCTTATCGGGGGCCGCTGGGTTGGACAGACCACCCGTTTTGAGGAGGCGGTGCCGGTTGTGGATGAAGTTACAGCCATGCTGGGGACGGCCTGTACTCTGTTTCAGCGTGTCAATGAAACCGGAGACATGATACGGGTGGCAACCAGTGTTCCCGATTCCGATGGCAAAAGGGCCATCGGTACCTACATTCCCCGATTCAATCCGGACGGTTCTTCCAACCCGGTCATCGAAAAACTTTTGCAGGGAGAGACCTATACGGGCAGGGGCTATGTGGTCAATGCCTGGTACCTTACCGGATATGTGCCTTTGTGGGATCCTTCCCGGAAAAAGGTGGTTGGCGCCCTGTTTGTGGGGCAGAAGCAGGAGAGTGTCACCAGCCTGCGGCGGGGCATCATGGATATCCGGATCGGTAAATTGGGTTATGTAGCCGTTTTCGGCGGAAAAGGGGACCAGCAAGGGCGCTACATCATTTCTCAAAAAGGGTCGCGGGACAATGAGAATGTTCTGGCCTCCTCCATGCCTGTCGACATGGTCGATGGGATTGGACAAGCCATCGAAAAAGCCCTGACCCTTGAGGTGCCCCGGGACGGCGGGACCATCCCGGTATTTTTTCACAGGTACCCATGGCAAAATCCTGCAGAAGGTGACAGACGGTTCAAACTGGCGGCGGTGACCTATTTCGAGCCCTGGGACTGGGTCATCATGGCCACGGCCTACGAAGATGATTACCTCGAAGCCCGGGAGCGGATGACGGGAGCCTTCTCCCAGATGATCAACTGGGCCAACCTGGTCACAATGGCCATTATCGCGTTTGCACTGGCCCTGAGTTTCTACATCGCCCGCGGCATCAGCAGGCCCCTCCAGAAAGCCATTCAGGTTTTTGACAAAATCGGCCAGGGGGAGCTCGACGTCCAGATGAATTTGAACGCCAGGGATGAAATAGGCCAGCTGTCACAAGCCTTTGACGTCATGGTCGGCAATCTGAAACAGGTGACTGCCTCCAGGGAAGAACTGGATCGGGAGATCGTGCGGCGATCTTTTGTCGAAAGAGAACTGCGTCGGGCCTCTGCCCGGCGCAAGGAACTGGAGATGATTATCAATCACAGCCCCACGGTGGTTTTTTTGTGGCAGGCGACAACGGGCTGGCCCGTTGAGTATGTTTCGGAAAACATCCGGCAACTCGGTTTTATGGCCGAGGAGTTTCATTCGAAGAAACGACTGTTCAACTCGATCATTCATACCGACGATGTTGGCTGGGTGACCGCCGAAATAACCCGTTACCAGGAGGAAGAGAAAACCGTCGATCTCATCCAGGAATACCGCATTGTCAACGGTGAAGGGGAGGTGTGCTGGGTGGAAACGCGTTCCTGGCCCAGATTCAGCGAGACGGGGAGGATCACCCATTTTCAAAGTGTGCTGTTGGACATTACGGTCCGCAGAAAGGCCGAGGAAGCCGTGCACAAGCTGGCCTATTACGACGGCCTGACCGGTCTGCCGAACCGGATGCTGCTGCTGGACCGGCTGGAGCAGGCATTGGTCCAGGCCAAGCGGGATAAACGGCAGCTGGCCCTGCTTTTCCTGGATCTGGATGGTTTCAAAGAGGTTAATGACCTGCGTGGTCACGCCTTTGGCGATCTGCTGCTCAAGCAGGTTGGTCAGAGACTGGATGACAGCATCCGAAAAAGCGATACCATCGCCCGGTTCGGCGGAGACGAATTTGTCCTTCTCCTGCCTGGTGTTCGAGAAACCGGCGAGGTCAAGTTTGTCGCCCAGAAAATATTGGAGACCCTGAATCAGCCGTTTTCAC
This portion of the Syntrophotaleaceae bacterium genome encodes:
- a CDS encoding L,D-transpeptidase family protein, encoding MIFLVWLFALPAAAAQVDLSPVASELRQLLEQNTSTFESALDGTPVPLHPRVEEFYRMRHYFPAWLEGRQLNGQARRLLSLLRAASNEGLDPEDYQVSTLTVLGALNQVLPSYGYLWDLRCLARLDILLTNACLKYADHLVRGRATPSSVYPGEWHAVLKSLDVVELLRDGLRQGKPAGLLMEAAPKNPHYIQLRKSLDLYRKMAQAGGWPQIPEGKTVKRGENDWRIPWVRRHLVQVGDLPVGENQDSPVLEEETALALQRFQGRHGLKADGVFGPDTLAELNVSVEERIRQIELNLERARWLPDEFGDRHLLVNIADFRLFVIEGDRQVLEMAVVVGMTKRRTPVFSSRLSYLVFAPYWNVPLSILRREKLPRIKADIEYLAAYHYQIVSWKDFPTRVIDPSTLDWELINADNFPGMLRQKPGPWNSLGRVKFMLPNSFDVYLHDTPEQNLFKREERVFSSGCIRLERPAELAAYLLREQRGWNEERILKAMAAERPQRVDIPDRLPVHILYQTAWVDSRGDVQFRKDIYKRDQELLLVLNKMPSQTRALLASEVRHIDNENHLP
- a CDS encoding glycosyltransferase family A protein; this encodes MTSISVTVLTTVYNAERFLRETVESVSVQTFQPMEHLLVDDGSTDGSLALAYKLAEEYPRIRVIPLKKNEGRPAALNVGLREAGSELIAILDSDDIAMPHWLERVVAVFQEAPEAGSVGGGGVIMTENGLITGKVKYCKKKGDVTSEVLAGHYMILHPGSVHRRSMLLKSGGYNTLLKSVEDCDMYMNVASLARLINVGEPLIYYRRLKDSESRTNPEYAALICDYIMKKAALLSSGKTISEANSSLAPIVEKMTVVPRLKKLEKGAYEYEMAKAFRQGGQPLHAFRLFLAAAVARYKPFSSCGRALGCLWCRNMQHQISLRGLEIRNTDG
- a CDS encoding TraB/GumN family protein, producing MTISSDRELVSILPSRPLQDPHLDKEPDSDVHRLSIRGKEILLVGTAHISRDSVDTVQRVIEEERPDTVCLELDQQRYQSLVEPDRWKSLDLVQVIRKGQGAYLLANLALSAFQKKMGLQTGVKPGAELLAAAQTADRCGIEVRLIDRDIRTTLLRAWRKTGLWKKMNLLAALFAGVFETQQVDEEQLARLRQTDTLTAMLDEMGEIMPPVKTILVDERDHYMAHQILESAGEKIVAVVGAAHVPGIIRRLGEENLPDPSELTIIPDKPLYSKILPWAFPVIVLALFVVGFFFADPRKLTDAALAWVLANGLFAALGTVAALGHPLTVISAFIAAPITSLNPTIGAGFVTGLVQAFVAAPTVNDLENVNQDLASLPGWWRNRMTRVLLVFLFSSLGSIAGTLLAFRWLAELI
- a CDS encoding Cache 3/Cache 2 fusion domain-containing protein translates to MNIQTKIVSMVLVLVLLTALSIVAIAFRQKNVLTENVRAELDQLIQSETGKVAQDVYLMCRIMQESLEQRLGHGLIVAETALKRMGNISFGRDTVTWQAINQYTGKPSKVILPKMLIGGRWVGQTTRFEEAVPVVDEVTAMLGTACTLFQRVNETGDMIRVATSVPDSDGKRAIGTYIPRFNPDGSSNPVIEKLLQGETYTGRGYVVNAWYLTGYVPLWDPSRKKVVGALFVGQKQESVTSLRRGIMDIRIGKLGYVAVFGGKGDQQGRYIISQKGSRDNENVLASSMPVDMVDGIGQAIEKALTLEVPRDGGTIPVFFHRYPWQNPAEGDRRFKLAAVTYFEPWDWVIMATAYEDDYLEARERMTGAFSQMINWANLVTMAIIAFALALSFYIARGISRPLQKAIQVFDKIGQGELDVQMNLNARDEIGQLSQAFDVMVGNLKQVTASREELDREIVRRSFVERELRRASARRKELEMIINHSPTVVFLWQATTGWPVEYVSENIRQLGFMAEEFHSKKRLFNSIIHTDDVGWVTAEITRYQEEEKTVDLIQEYRIVNGEGEVCWVETRSWPRFSETGRITHFQSVLLDITVRRKAEEAVHKLAYYDGLTGLPNRMLLLDRLEQALVQAKRDKRQLALLFLDLDGFKEVNDLRGHAFGDLLLKQVGQRLDDSIRKSDTIARFGGDEFVLLLPGVRETGEVKFVAQKILETLNQPFSLEGEQVKVTTSIGIAIYPIDGGDAGTLLKRADIAMYTAKNRGRRGFCFFNEDIDREWDEAGAVRSEE